In Sediminispirochaeta bajacaliforniensis DSM 16054, the DNA window CCGACGTATCCCTGTACCAACCGCTTCCGTCCTCGGCAAGCCAGGCCGAGACTCCCCTGGCAGCGTTCTCGTCCCGAAAAAAAGGGATTGGCTTTGCAGGGGTTTCGGAAGCAAATTCTACAGACCACGGGTCGTCTCCGTTTATTACGGTATAGGCCTCCTTGGTCTGGTCCGCATAGATGATCTTTTTGTCGGCAACGTAGGCCTCCATGCTGTCGTAGCTGTTTTGATGATCATGCATAATATTGGTGATGAGCGAAACCACGGGCTTTAAAAGTCCCTTTCCCCGCAGGTCTGCAAGTTGCCAACTCGAAAGTTCAAGTATAACAGGCGCGTCACTTTCTGTTCTGCATTCGTCGATAAAGGTGAGGGGGCTGACTGTGATGTTTCCGCCAAGCCGGGCCTCAGGATAACGAACCTGTATGGCATGGAACATTGCGGAGACCACCGTTGATTTTCCTTTACTGCCGGTTACAGCAATGATGGGCCGATTATTGTGACGCAGGAAAATTGAAATATCGCTTTCCACCCTTGCCGCCGTTTTCAGGTAGGGACTCGAAGCAGGAACAGCCGGATTTTTGACAACGATATCGGCTTCCGAAAAATCGCTCATTTCGTGTCGTCCTAGGACAAAACGAACGGGGAAAGGGGTGAGTTTTCTGATGCTCGGGCCGAGAATCTTTTCGTCCCGGAGGTCTGTGACCGTTACCTCTGCTCCTTCCTCTATGAAAAATCGAGCCGAAGCAAGGCCTCCTCCGTGGAGCCCAAGCCCCATGATGGTGACCTTCATTCCCTCGTATTCAGTCATTGAACTCAACCAGGAACTCCTTCATATCGTGTTCATTAAGATAGGGTTTTACTATAAGGGGTTCCCATATTTTGTTCCAGTACTCCGGAATCTGCTCCTTGATCTGACTGAATTGCGGTAGGTTAACGGAAAAGGTTTTCCGTTTTAGGGTTTCCTGCATCGTCTCAATGTGTTGAGCCAAAACGGATCGTGCCTGAACGGCAATGTGAAGGTGGCGTTTCCTCCCTTCGGGCGAAAGGTTGAGCACGGAATGGCAGATCGATCGGTGTTTACAACTGAAAGGGTAGTAGGGGTAACTTTTTTTGCCGTTCGGAAGCATCAGTTTGGAAAAGAATTTCGTGAGGTCGTGATCCATCCATATTCCCTGAACGATGTAGCCTCTGCCGCTTTCGCCTATCCATGTTTGGCTGACCGATTGCTCTATGCTACAGCCAACCACTTTGCCTTCTTCTATTGCCAAGCCGGAAAGAGGAATCAGATCACACTCCAAAAAAAGCTTCCGTGACTGGAAGCAGTGACTTAGGTCGTTGTCTCCCTGTTCTATGATGGAGGCCTCACTGGGACGATAACGAAGATCGAGCCGAACGAGATAAAGATAATATGCCTCGTTTATTTTGTAGATATGAAAAAACAGGGGACGAAAAATCTCCGTCGGATCGAAGACATAACTCAGATGTGTAAAAACCGAAGGACAAAGCGGCAAAATTTGTTCTAAAAGGCCGATCACTGCACTCCTGTAGCTATCCGAAGGTCCCGGATTGTCGACATCGTGATGGATGGGGAATTGCGGTACCTTGAAAGGGCCCTGAAGCTTGAGAAAGAATTCTTCATTCTGGTTGAAATGAAGCGTGTAGCCTACTTCCTCCGATGAGATACTTTTTAGCATGTTGTTTATCTGGGGATCGGCCCAGCCGAATGTGAATTCCCCCGGTGCCCCTTGCATCAGTCCTATCATACGATACGCTTTAAACCATTGCAACGTGTTATGAAGCGAGGTCTCCCCTTGACGAGTTCGGAGTCAATGGTCATAATTGCCAAAGGACTACAGGAAAGGAGTGTGACGAGGTGCCCTGCGGAAGAAAACGTAAACGACATAAAATCGCCACCCATAAGCGCAAAAAGAAATTGCGCAAGAATCGGCATAAGAAAAAATAGGGACACGGCGTGACCGGGTACGGAAGCTTACGTTCAAGTTTTGGTCGGTTTATTCTCATACTTTTAGTTGGACCGATGGTGCTTGGCGCCGAGTCTCTCTGGAAGCCCGGTTTTCCCGGATACGCCGCTGCTGGCGGCGGTCACGGGATGGGGGACCTTATCTCGGTTCTTCTTGATGCCGATACCGTACTTTCTCTCAATTCGGTTCAAACTTCCGACGATACAACGCAGTTGAGCTTTTCCGGCGGAGACGCCGGAGAGCTTACTTCGTTTTTGCCGTCTGCCGATTCTTCATCGAATCGGTCGGTAGAGGCGAAGCATGATCTTTCTTTCTCAACCTCCCTTGCAGCAAGGGTTATTGGGAAGGATGATAGTGGTGCGCTTCTGATCAGCGGTCGACGGCAGATACTCATTAATGGCACAAGGGAGGAAGTTTCCATTGAAGGAACGGTTGCTCCCGATGCTGTTGTAGAGGGGGGCGTCCGATTCGAGGATATAGCCGATGCCAAGCTTGTCTATCTCACGAATGCTTTTCCTGCCGGAGAGGTATTGGGTGAGAATGATCTTCGCTATGACACCGTTCCTCCTGTTGTCGCTTCTGATGGGGCTCAAGGGGCGGCGGATCAATCCGTCTCTGGTGAAAATTCCCGTCCTTCCCTTAGTCAGCAGCGGCAAAGAGAACTTCTCCGTGCATATATGAACCGTTTTCTGCAGCTTCTGTTTCCCGTCGATTCTCCCCCTTCTGTTCCCTGATTTTGTTTTGTTTTCTCAGGAGGTTTTTCGCCTTATGCGGGCCGAACAAAACGGCTATCTTCATGCTATTCACTCGCCGGACGATCTTAAACGGCTGCCTTCGGGGTCGCTTCCCTTTCTTGCAAAGGAAATCCGTGAGCGTATCATTCATGTTGTTCAGAAGAACGGCGGCCATCTTGCATCCAACCTTGGGGTGGTTGAGTTGACCATTGCCCTTCATAGGGTTTTTTCTACTCCGAAGGATAAGATTATCTGGGATGTAGGCCATCAATGTTATACTCACAAGCTGCTTACCGGCCGTGAGGATCGTTTCGATACCATTCGGAAGAAGGATGGTTTAAGCGGTTTTCCAAAGCGGAGTGAAAGTATTCACGACGCCATGGATACGGGCCACTCCTCGACCTCGATTTCGGCGGGTTTAGGAATCCTTACCGGCATGCGGCTTTCCGGTGATTCAGAAGGAAAGGTCGTTGCTGTTATCGGTGACGGTGCAATGACCGGCGGCATGGCATTTGAGGCACTGAACCACGCAGGAGACCTTGCAAAAGACCTTATCGTCGTCTTTAACGATAACAACTGGTCTATCAGCCCTAATGTCGGGGGCCTTTCGGTTAATTCAAATCTAAGTAAACTATCCGCATCGGTTTCCAAATTAACGACGACAAGGTTTTATCAATCCCTTCGCAAATACATCGACCGCGGATTACGGGGGATCCCTTTTCTCGGCTACAAGCTTTACGAACTTTTTATACGGTTTAAGAAAGCCTTGAAAGCTGTTGTCTTTAAAGAGACGATTTTTTCCGAACTCGGCTTTGAATATGTTGGGCCCATAGATGGCCATTCGATCAGCAGGCTTACCGAGGTTTTTGAGGCTGTCCGCCATCTGCATAAGCCGGTGATTGTGCATGTGATTACGCAGAAAGGACGGGGCCACTCTCTTGCCGAGGTAAATCCCACGGCCTATCATGGGGTTTCTCCCATGGTTGCGGTGGATGGAAAGATCGAGCGAAAGAGTGTTATGACCTTCACCGAGGTTTTTGCCGAATCCTTGATGCGTGAGGCTGAACAACGATCCGAAATTGTCGCAATCACTGCCGCCATGTGCGAAGGAACCGGGCTTTCTTCTTTTCGTGAAAGCTACCCCGATCGTTTTTTTGATGTCGGAATCAGTGAGCAGCATGCTGTTACCTTTGCAGCGGGACTTGCAGCATCGGGAATGCGACCTGTTGTGGCCATCTATTCCACCTTCATGCAAAGGGCGGTGGACCAGGTGATCCACGACGTAGCACTTCCCTCACTTCCTGTGCTGTTCTGCCTCGATAGATCGGGACTTGTCGGTGCCGACGGTGAGACTCATCAGGGGCTTTACGACCTTTCGCTTTTTCTCTCGGTTCCCGGGATGACACTCCTTGCCCCTGCAGGAAAGGAGGAACTCCCTCTCATGCTTGCATATGCCCTTACCCTTGACGGCCCCTGTATGATACGGTACCCCAAAGACGCCTGTCTTCCTCTTGGAGAGGCTTGTTCCCGTCCTATTGAAAAGGGACGCGGAGTATTCCTGCGAGAGGAAGGCGGAGACGTGCTTATTCTATCCTACGGCGCGAGCTGTGCACAGTGCGTCGGAGCCGCCGATCTTCTGGAACGAGAGGGGGTTGGGGCCGATGTTTGTAACATACGTTTTGCCAAGCCCATTGATGAAGAGTGGCTGCTCGACAGTTGTGCCAGTTATCGTACACTCATTATTGTAGAAGAGGCATCATCAATCGGGGGTATTGGAGAGTACCTGATTGCACTTATATCAAGATATCATGCAGATATTGATCTTTTTCACTTTGGTGTTCCCGATCGTTTTTTGCCGCATGCCTCTCGAAGAGAACTTTTGTCTTCCGTTGCCCTTGATGCCGAGGCAATAGCCGGAAGGGTCCGACTCTGTCTTGCCGAACGGGAGACATTCGGCAGCAAATCCGAAAGCTGGGGCTATCAAGGTAAGGAGTAGACAACGGTGAATTCTCACTTGATTATCATTCCTCTCATAGTATATAGTAGTCCAGAGACTCACAAGGAGGAACGTCATGGCTTACAAAATTACCGATGACTGCACCAACTGTGGTGCTTGCGAAGCCGAATGTCCTGTTGAAGCTATTAGCGAAAAGGACGATCATCGTTGGATTGATCCCGATCAGTGTACGAGTTGCGGCACCTGTGCGGAAGTTTGCCCCGTTGAGGCTATTCTCGCCGACTAATTGACGTAATTCGATAAGGGAAAAGGGGGGCCTCTGAAGAGAGACCCCTTTTTTAGTTGTCGGAGTTGTGTTCTAATTGGAAAGCCTTCGATAAAAGCAGCTTTTTGCCCCGGTATGACAAGCCGGCCCCGTCTGTTCCACTATGTAGAGGATGGTATCCCCATCGCAGTCGATGAGAATTTCCCTGACCTTCTGGATATGGCCACTGGTTTCTCCCTTTTTCCACAGCCTGTTCCTGCTTCTCGAATAGTAATGGGCATATCCCGTTTCCATCGATAAAGAGAGGGCCTCTTTGTTTACCCAGGCAAGCATCAGCACCATTCCTGTTTCCCATTCCTGTACGACCGCCGGGACTAAGCCGCCTCCCTTTTCGAAATCGATCGCTTCTTTTGGGTCTGCTCCCGAAAGGGGAGGATGAAATTCCCCAGGGTTGTATTGTTTTTCCATAATGATGTCTATGTCTCCTCTTGCGGTATCCATCTGCCGTTTTTCAGTGTAAGCCCATATTTTGATGAAAGGCCTCTGCATAGCCCGGCATTCAGCACCTTACCAAGCTCTCTCAATGAGCTTGATCCCTTTGAAATATCGGGAAAATTGGGATCATCTAACCCAATTCCGCTGGTAAGAAGGCTTTCGGTGAGAAGCTTTGCAGCAAGAAATCGTTCGCTTTTTTTTACTCCGAAAATCAGGGGATGATCGAGCATGCCAATCACCTCCCAGGTTACCTGCTCCGCCTGACTATAGCAGCCCGCATCTTTTTTCTGATCAGAGAAGCGCAGCGGAAGCTCTTTGATAATGGTATCCAGACGTGAACAAAGCTTTTTTAGGTCGAAAAGGGCGCTGGCGCAGTTGAATAGTATTGGTTTTCCCGAAGCTTCCACCCTTTGGAGCTCTTCGGGGGATATCGCCGGCCCGATATCGGCACAGTTTAACCGATCCTGTTCATCACGAATGAGTATGCCGCCTTTAACATCTACGGCGGTCTTGAAGGAGAATTCGAAGGCAGCCTGGGCGTCGCTCAAAGCAAAGAAGCCGAGTTGCAGAGGATCGGGACTGGCACCAAGGTTATCGACATTTCCAAGCCATGCAAAGCGGTATCCCCTTGCCAGAAGGGAGTTGTACACCTCTTTTAATGCAATGAAATTTTGTCCATGTCCACCGGGCAGGGGGAGCAGTCTATCTTTTTCTCCGAAGGCCTGGGTGAAAAGCCCTTTGGGCCTGCCCTGATTACTGTGGGTATAGGCGGCAATCAGCGGCTGTATCCCCGACAGTGCCTTGGTTCCGTCTATTCCTGTCTCCTTGATGAGCGATGTCAAAAACGGACTGTTCCGATATTCCGCATAGGCGGCGAGAATCTGATCGTTGTTATATTTACTTGTCATCTGGAAAAGCGGCAGAGGAATTGCATGCTTATCCCCTGTGCGTTGTCTGTAGGCCCGGGCACCAAGCAGTAAGGCCCGCATCTTCAATTCCATGAAACTTGGGCCCAAACTACCATCCGGATGAATGAATGCGGGGGTTATCCCCTTTGCCTTGCCCGCGGCATTGGGGGTTATCTCTTCGAAAATAGTGCGATACCATTCAAACAGGGAGGGAGCAAAGTCCCGGTTCTTTTTTTCGTCGACATAACTTGTGGCCGATCCCCCGTTAAGAACACCAAAGGCACTCTTGGCGTACAATACGATTCCAATCCGCTCGAGTTCTCTTCGGGAAAAGGTAAGCATTCCCTTCTTGTTTACGTTATCCGGAATATATTCTTTATAACGAGGCCCTATGAGAGATTCCAGCCGTTTTTCGGCTGTCTTTCGGGGAACGGAAAGGCTCACATGCTCTTTTTCACTCATATCGATGATACGCTTTCCATCCGGTTCGGGAATGGCGCGGACCGTTGCAGGTGTGAAATGATCAAAATTGCCCCGATTGAACCCATCAAGTATTGAAAGGGTGAGGGATCGGTCTATGGAGTGGATACGAAACTGTTCTTCAATGCGGCTTGAGAATTGCTGTTCCATGCAAAAAGTATACTATGCATCGTCACTTTCCATAAAGAGGTATTTAAACTCCTCGGAGCTGATTTGGTCCACATCGCCGTCGACTTCCGGAACGATATCCGTGGAAGCAAGAAGCACTGCAGCTTCATTTTTCTTTTTTAATCCAAGTTCCTGGAAATAGTCGGAGTGTGGGGATAGACCTATTTGGGAACCTAAAGTGCCGTCGGCGATTGCATTCATAAGCTCAGAAAAGGCAATCTGGGTCTTGTAAAGGAATCGAATATAGCGATTTCGATCAAGGAGAAAGGTACTTGAAAGAAGTGCGGAAGATAATCCCGAAAGCCGTTCATCCAGAAACCGTATCTCATCGAGTACCTTTTCGGAGAAATAGGCTGCATCAACCTCAAGTGCAAGGTTTCGCTTCAAAAGATGGATGGTATCCATCAAAAAGAAAATGTCTGCCTCATAGTGGATCCATTGTCCCATACTCCTCTTTTCGGCAGAATCAGGGCTTATCTTGACATCGGATAGCCATTATGATAATCTCCCATGACCTCTTTATCCGTCCGAGAAGAGACGGATCAGTATGTCCATAAGGAGGATACATGAGAACATACGAGCTGACTACTATCTTTAGAATGTCGGACGAGGAGTTCTCCAAAGGCAAGGAATTTGTGTCCGCCGAGCTTGAAAAGGCTGGCGCCACGATAAAAAGCCAGGAGGACAAGGGCATTCGCGAATTTGCGTACTCCATTAAGAAAGAAAAGCGGGGCAGATATCTCTATCTTGAAACCGAACTTGATCCCACAAAGGTTATTGATCTTGAGCGGGCTTTCTTGCTCTCCGATTCCGTACTGAAGTTTCTCTTTGTAAAAAAAGAATCTTAGGCGATTGTCATGGCCAACGATATTAATTCAGTAATTCTTGTCGGGCGGCTTACCCGGGATGCCGAGATGCGTTACACCAATAGTGGTATGGCGATTTGTAAATTTTCCGTTGCTGTAAACCGAAGAAAGAGGTCCGGTGATCAGTGGACGGATGAGGTGAATTTCTTCGACATCACCCTGTTTGGGAAAAGTGCCGAAGGGGTTCATCAATATCTCGTAAAAGGGAAACAGGTGGCCATACAGGGAGAGCTGCGTCAGAATCGCTGGGAGCAGGACGGACAGACGAGAAGTAAAGTGGAAATCGTTGCACAGAATTTGGAGCTTTTGGGCGGGGGAGGGTCTTCTCCTTCTGGAGGAGGAGCTGTTCGCCAGGGGGCAAAGCCCTTTGAACAGTACAATTCAGGTCCCGGGCCGGAAGATTTTGATGACGATATACCCTTTTAAGTTGTTAGAAACGAGGAGAATAGTTCATGGCTGACGAGAATAATAGAGATTACAGATCCAAGGATAGGGATGATAGCCGCGATTCCGGCAACAGGGGCGGTAGGTCTTCCTTTCGTGGTGGTAAACGTCCCTTTTTCAAGAAGAAAGTATGCAGATTCTGTACCGGTAATATGGTGGCGGATTATAAGGACCCCGATGCACTCGGTCGCTTTGTAACCGAACGGGGAAAAATTCTTCCAAGAAGAATTACCGGCACATGTGCCAAACATCAGCGACTTCTTGCGAAGGAGATAAAGCGGGCCCGTGTGCTTGCCTATCTTCCTTTTGTGAAAAAATAATACGTCGGATATGGTACAGGAAAAGTATTCAGCGGTAAGAAGTGACATAGTAAAAGGAGCGATCACGCTTGTGGTCTCTTTTGTCCTGTTTCAGTTTCGTGCCGTTTTTTTCCTTTTTCTGATACCGCTGTTTTTATATGGTATGAGACGCAGTTGGGAAAAAACTGCACTTGTACTCTTGGTTTTGTGGACCGCGCTGTTCGTACAGACGATGGTTCTGACTGCGGGAATTGATGTGCCGGGAATCGACAGAAAACTGCTTGTGCTGGTTGATTTGTCCTACCCTTCATTCCTTCTCGCAGGTATTCTGGGCTTTTTCTTGTTGAAAGGAAGGGCCCTGAAGCGATTTTTGATTGTTTCGGTTGCGGCCGGTTGCGTAAGTGTTCCTGTCATTCTTGCCGTTGCGGCGAATCAGAGCTTTACCGGTTTGCTTCGGGAACAGATCATCGCAATAACGGAGTTGTTACGCCAGCCCCTGTCTGATAGCGGAAGCTTTGAATCTTCGCTTTTAATGGCGCAACTGGATCCTCAGACGATGGTGGAAACGACGAAGGATCTTTTCTTCAGGTTTTCCCTTGCCGCTTACTGCGGAAGTCTTGTCTTTGGTTATGCTGTTGCCAGGGGAATACGGGCCCGGTTCCTTGGAGAGTCGCCTGTTGATGTGGCTGCCTTTCGGGTGCCGGATCGATGCATCTGGGGACTTTTGGTGGTTTTGCCGATAGTGGCCCTGGATCTTTTTGTTGATATTGGCTTTTGGGCTTATCCTTTCTGGAATGCCGCTACGGTGCTGCTGCTGATCTATGCATTCCAGGGGTTTGGGATCATTCGGTACCGAATGCTTCGTTCTCCGCGTCTTAGGAGAGCAAGGTTTTTTCTGACCGTATTGTTCCTGATGCTGTTGTTTCTGCCCGGGGCGAACATTGTCGCGTTATTGGCGATCCCCCTGCTCGGAGTTTCCGAGTTGTGGGTTCGGTATCGAGAAGTTTAGTAAGGAGAATA includes these proteins:
- the murD gene encoding UDP-N-acetylmuramoyl-L-alanine--D-glutamate ligase, translated to MTEYEGMKVTIMGLGLHGGGLASARFFIEEGAEVTVTDLRDEKILGPSIRKLTPFPVRFVLGRHEMSDFSEADIVVKNPAVPASSPYLKTAARVESDISIFLRHNNRPIIAVTGSKGKSTVVSAMFHAIQVRYPEARLGGNITVSPLTFIDECRTESDAPVILELSSWQLADLRGKGLLKPVVSLITNIMHDHQNSYDSMEAYVADKKIIYADQTKEAYTVINGDDPWSVEFASETPAKPIPFFRDENAARGVSAWLAEDGSGWYRDTSGKEKILPAHIAICGEHNRLNLLSAALVLKLFGITGSDIKERLAGFRGIPHRLELLTEKRQVRWYNDSASTIPEATAVAVKSFSAPLILITGGTDKNLDFSPLESYAAVPKKMILLEGSASDKMADILKSRDLPFSGPFGSLKEAVRCAEEEAAPGDVVLFSPGATSFGMFLNEFDRGDQFKALVGSL
- a CDS encoding single-stranded DNA-binding protein, which produces MANDINSVILVGRLTRDAEMRYTNSGMAICKFSVAVNRRKRSGDQWTDEVNFFDITLFGKSAEGVHQYLVKGKQVAIQGELRQNRWEQDGQTRSKVEIVAQNLELLGGGGSSPSGGGAVRQGAKPFEQYNSGPGPEDFDDDIPF
- a CDS encoding flagellar basal body L-ring protein FlgH, encoding MTGYGSLRSSFGRFILILLVGPMVLGAESLWKPGFPGYAAAGGGHGMGDLISVLLDADTVLSLNSVQTSDDTTQLSFSGGDAGELTSFLPSADSSSNRSVEAKHDLSFSTSLAARVIGKDDSGALLISGRRQILINGTREEVSIEGTVAPDAVVEGGVRFEDIADAKLVYLTNAFPAGEVLGENDLRYDTVPPVVASDGAQGAADQSVSGENSRPSLSQQRQRELLRAYMNRFLQLLFPVDSPPSVP
- a CDS encoding UTP--glucose-1-phosphate uridylyltransferase, producing MEQQFSSRIEEQFRIHSIDRSLTLSILDGFNRGNFDHFTPATVRAIPEPDGKRIIDMSEKEHVSLSVPRKTAEKRLESLIGPRYKEYIPDNVNKKGMLTFSRRELERIGIVLYAKSAFGVLNGGSATSYVDEKKNRDFAPSLFEWYRTIFEEITPNAAGKAKGITPAFIHPDGSLGPSFMELKMRALLLGARAYRQRTGDKHAIPLPLFQMTSKYNNDQILAAYAEYRNSPFLTSLIKETGIDGTKALSGIQPLIAAYTHSNQGRPKGLFTQAFGEKDRLLPLPGGHGQNFIALKEVYNSLLARGYRFAWLGNVDNLGASPDPLQLGFFALSDAQAAFEFSFKTAVDVKGGILIRDEQDRLNCADIGPAISPEELQRVEASGKPILFNCASALFDLKKLCSRLDTIIKELPLRFSDQKKDAGCYSQAEQVTWEVIGMLDHPLIFGVKKSERFLAAKLLTESLLTSGIGLDDPNFPDISKGSSSLRELGKVLNAGLCRGLSSKYGLTLKNGRWIPQEET
- the rpsF gene encoding 30S ribosomal protein S6, translating into MRTYELTTIFRMSDEEFSKGKEFVSAELEKAGATIKSQEDKGIREFAYSIKKEKRGRYLYLETELDPTKVIDLERAFLLSDSVLKFLFVKKES
- the hisI gene encoding phosphoribosyl-AMP cyclohydrolase, translating into MDTARGDIDIIMEKQYNPGEFHPPLSGADPKEAIDFEKGGGLVPAVVQEWETGMVLMLAWVNKEALSLSMETGYAHYYSRSRNRLWKKGETSGHIQKVREILIDCDGDTILYIVEQTGPACHTGAKSCFYRRLSN
- the dxs gene encoding 1-deoxy-D-xylulose-5-phosphate synthase; translation: MRAEQNGYLHAIHSPDDLKRLPSGSLPFLAKEIRERIIHVVQKNGGHLASNLGVVELTIALHRVFSTPKDKIIWDVGHQCYTHKLLTGREDRFDTIRKKDGLSGFPKRSESIHDAMDTGHSSTSISAGLGILTGMRLSGDSEGKVVAVIGDGAMTGGMAFEALNHAGDLAKDLIVVFNDNNWSISPNVGGLSVNSNLSKLSASVSKLTTTRFYQSLRKYIDRGLRGIPFLGYKLYELFIRFKKALKAVVFKETIFSELGFEYVGPIDGHSISRLTEVFEAVRHLHKPVIVHVITQKGRGHSLAEVNPTAYHGVSPMVAVDGKIERKSVMTFTEVFAESLMREAEQRSEIVAITAAMCEGTGLSSFRESYPDRFFDVGISEQHAVTFAAGLAASGMRPVVAIYSTFMQRAVDQVIHDVALPSLPVLFCLDRSGLVGADGETHQGLYDLSLFLSVPGMTLLAPAGKEELPLMLAYALTLDGPCMIRYPKDACLPLGEACSRPIEKGRGVFLREEGGDVLILSYGASCAQCVGAADLLEREGVGADVCNIRFAKPIDEEWLLDSCASYRTLIIVEEASSIGGIGEYLIALISRYHADIDLFHFGVPDRFLPHASRRELLSSVALDAEAIAGRVRLCLAERETFGSKSESWGYQGKE
- a CDS encoding DUF2232 domain-containing protein, which codes for MVQEKYSAVRSDIVKGAITLVVSFVLFQFRAVFFLFLIPLFLYGMRRSWEKTALVLLVLWTALFVQTMVLTAGIDVPGIDRKLLVLVDLSYPSFLLAGILGFFLLKGRALKRFLIVSVAAGCVSVPVILAVAANQSFTGLLREQIIAITELLRQPLSDSGSFESSLLMAQLDPQTMVETTKDLFFRFSLAAYCGSLVFGYAVARGIRARFLGESPVDVAAFRVPDRCIWGLLVVLPIVALDLFVDIGFWAYPFWNAATVLLLIYAFQGFGIIRYRMLRSPRLRRARFFLTVLFLMLLFLPGANIVALLAIPLLGVSELWVRYREV
- the rpsR gene encoding 30S ribosomal protein S18; protein product: MADENNRDYRSKDRDDSRDSGNRGGRSSFRGGKRPFFKKKVCRFCTGNMVADYKDPDALGRFVTERGKILPRRITGTCAKHQRLLAKEIKRARVLAYLPFVKK
- a CDS encoding 4Fe-4S binding protein — its product is MAYKITDDCTNCGACEAECPVEAISEKDDHRWIDPDQCTSCGTCAEVCPVEAILAD